In a genomic window of Clavelina lepadiformis chromosome 7, kaClaLepa1.1, whole genome shotgun sequence:
- the LOC143465192 gene encoding uncharacterized protein LOC143465192 isoform X1 → MRVLSVLVFLFCCAGGIGNEITERLRNLCSSHPCHHFAICTNNGRDFTCKCKEGYYGDGYFCGRINHCDGRCHQQAKCLMRHGRHRCVCNDGYVGSGFGCKKESLVCQRHLCHAQADCDASKQRKCSCKPGYCGDGRFCSRDKCFQNSCHGEAICIPHENGCGYECRCKPGFTGGGLDCTTDFTHNSCEVNDCHSMATCYSDLFGGYSCRCKDGFCGNGKYCTKDKCRFHNCHPNAMCHPEQSRCGFYCRCNEGYNGDGRTCTRDKCHGNRCHRDAICQPHDYDDGYSCTCNKGYNGNGYQCIPIVSAPRELPRHLCETCHKYATCFVAYDENSYSCRCKEGYCGNGNVCRSETKMCSYPRCPVYAECVVNKLTCIPRCKCTATYIGDGCD, encoded by the exons ATGCGTGTATTAAGTGTGttagtttttctgttttgttgcGCAGGTGGGATCGGAAATGAAATAACAG AGAGACTGCGAAACTTATGCTCTAGTCATCCATGTCATCACTTTGCTATATGCACTAATAACGGAAGAGATTTTACCTGCAAATGCAAGGAAGGCTATTATGGGGATGGGTACTTTTGTGGCC GTATCAACCACTGCGATGGACGTTGTCACCAACAAGCTAAGTGCTTGATGCGACATGGAAGACACAGATGTGTCTGCAACGACGGATATGTTGGATCGGGATTTGGTTGTAAAA AAGAATCGTTAGTCTGCCAGAGGCATCTCTGTCACGCACAAGCAGATTGCGACGCGAGTAAACAGCGCAAGTGTTCTTGTAAACCTGGTTATTGTGGCGACGGACGATTCTGTTCCA GAGACAAATGTTTCCAAAATAGCTGTCATGGAGAAGCTATATGTATACCTCATGAAAATGGATGTGGCTACGAATGTCGATGCAAACCCGGATTTACGGGAGGCGGATTAGATTGCACCACAG atTTTACACATAACAGCTGCGAGGTCAATGACTGTCACTCGATGGCTACTTGCTACTCGGACCTCTTCGGAGGTTATTCGTGTCGCTGTAAAGACGGATTTTGTGGCAACGGAAAATATTGTACAA AAGACAAATGTCGGTTCCATAACTGCCACCCCAATGCAATGTGTCATCCGGAGCAAAGTAGATGCGGATTTTATTGTCGCTGTAACGAAGGTTACAATGGAGACGGAAGAACATGCACAA GAGACAAATGCCATGGCAATCGCTGCCATAGAGATGCCATTTGCCAGCCTCATGACTACGACGATGGATACTCTTGTACATGTAACAAAGGGTACAACGGAAATGGATACCAATGCATTCCAATAGTTAGTGCGCCCCGTGAGCTACCCCGCCATTTATGCGAAACATGCCACAAGTACGCTACATGTTTTGTTGCCTATGACGAAAACAGCTACTCTTGCCGTTGTAAAGAGGGCTACTGTGGAAATGGCAATGTTTGCCGCAGCGAAACTA AAATGTGCAGTTATCCTCGGTGCCCTGTCTATGCTGAATGTGTTGTGAACAAGCTTACTTGCATACCAAGATGCAAATGCACCGCGACCTACATTGGTGATGGATGTg ATTGA
- the LOC143465192 gene encoding uncharacterized protein LOC143465192 isoform X2 yields MRVLSVLVFLFCCAGGIGNEITERLRNLCSSHPCHHFAICTNNGRDFTCKCKEGYYGDGYFCGRINHCDGRCHQQAKCLMRHGRHRCVCNDGYVGSGFGCKKESLVCQRHLCHAQADCDASKQRKCSCKPGYCGDGRFCSRDKCFQNSCHGEAICIPHENGCGYECRCKPGFTGGGLDCTTDFTHNSCEVNDCHSMATCYSDLFGGYSCRCKDGFCGNGKYCTNKCRFHNCHPNAMCHPEQSRCGFYCRCNEGYNGDGRTCTRDKCHGNRCHRDAICQPHDYDDGYSCTCNKGYNGNGYQCIPIVSAPRELPRHLCETCHKYATCFVAYDENSYSCRCKEGYCGNGNVCRSETKMCSYPRCPVYAECVVNKLTCIPRCKCTATYIGDGCD; encoded by the exons ATGCGTGTATTAAGTGTGttagtttttctgttttgttgcGCAGGTGGGATCGGAAATGAAATAACAG AGAGACTGCGAAACTTATGCTCTAGTCATCCATGTCATCACTTTGCTATATGCACTAATAACGGAAGAGATTTTACCTGCAAATGCAAGGAAGGCTATTATGGGGATGGGTACTTTTGTGGCC GTATCAACCACTGCGATGGACGTTGTCACCAACAAGCTAAGTGCTTGATGCGACATGGAAGACACAGATGTGTCTGCAACGACGGATATGTTGGATCGGGATTTGGTTGTAAAA AAGAATCGTTAGTCTGCCAGAGGCATCTCTGTCACGCACAAGCAGATTGCGACGCGAGTAAACAGCGCAAGTGTTCTTGTAAACCTGGTTATTGTGGCGACGGACGATTCTGTTCCA GAGACAAATGTTTCCAAAATAGCTGTCATGGAGAAGCTATATGTATACCTCATGAAAATGGATGTGGCTACGAATGTCGATGCAAACCCGGATTTACGGGAGGCGGATTAGATTGCACCACAG atTTTACACATAACAGCTGCGAGGTCAATGACTGTCACTCGATGGCTACTTGCTACTCGGACCTCTTCGGAGGTTATTCGTGTCGCTGTAAAGACGGATTTTGTGGCAACGGAAAATATTGTACAA ACAAATGTCGGTTCCATAACTGCCACCCCAATGCAATGTGTCATCCGGAGCAAAGTAGATGCGGATTTTATTGTCGCTGTAACGAAGGTTACAATGGAGACGGAAGAACATGCACAA GAGACAAATGCCATGGCAATCGCTGCCATAGAGATGCCATTTGCCAGCCTCATGACTACGACGATGGATACTCTTGTACATGTAACAAAGGGTACAACGGAAATGGATACCAATGCATTCCAATAGTTAGTGCGCCCCGTGAGCTACCCCGCCATTTATGCGAAACATGCCACAAGTACGCTACATGTTTTGTTGCCTATGACGAAAACAGCTACTCTTGCCGTTGTAAAGAGGGCTACTGTGGAAATGGCAATGTTTGCCGCAGCGAAACTA AAATGTGCAGTTATCCTCGGTGCCCTGTCTATGCTGAATGTGTTGTGAACAAGCTTACTTGCATACCAAGATGCAAATGCACCGCGACCTACATTGGTGATGGATGTg ATTGA
- the LOC143465194 gene encoding nidogen-2-like isoform X1, translating to MREFNFLAFLICYTVVIATETEGMTPNPCARHPCHHFAGCKPNGRDFTCKCLEGYFGDGYSCGRINHCDNRCHQRAKCSIRDGEYRCVCDDGFVGSGFGCKKESLVCQRHLCNAQANCDASKHRKCSCKPGFCGNGRFCSRDKCNHNICHDEADCIPGEHGCAYDCVCKTGFTGNGLTCTAIAGTPRGQPRHICGTCHKYATCIVAGDGTRYSCRCKDGYCGTGSVCREEERMCDYPRCPAHAKCVVNKHTCIPRCKCSTTHNNEGCDQS from the exons ATGCGtgaatttaattttcttgCTTTCTTAATCTGTTATACAGTAGTGATTGCAACCGAAACGGAAG GGATGACTCCAAACCCTTGCGCAAGACACCCCTGTCATCACTTTGCTGGATGCAAACCTAACGGGAGAGACTTCACGTGCAAATGCCTCGAAGGCTACTTTGGCGATGGATACTCATGCGGTC GTATCAATCATTGCGATAATCGTTGCCACCAACGCGCCAAGTGCTCGATACGAGACGGAGAATACCGATGCGTCTGTGACGATGGATTCGTTGGATCGGGATTCGGCTGCAAAA AAGAGTCGTTAGTTTGCCAGAGGCATCTTTGCAACGCACAAGCAAATTGCGACGCAAGTAAACATCGCAAGTGTTCTTGTAAGCCTGGTTTCTGCGGCAACGGACGCTTCTGCTCAA GAGATAAATGCAACCACAACATTTGCCACGATGAGGCTGATTGTATACCTGGTGAACACGGATGTGCTTACGATTGTGTATGCAAAACGGGGTTTACAGGAAACGGTTTAACTTGTACAGCAA TAGCTGGCACACCTCGTGGGCAACCTCGCCATATATGTGGAACTTGTCATAAATATGCAACATGCATTGTTGCTGGTGATGGAACAAGATACTCGTGCAGATGCAAGGATGGTTACTGCGGAACTGGAAGCGTTTGTCGGGAAGAAGAAA GAATGTGTGATTACCCCCGTTGTCCGGCCCATGCAAAATGTGTTGTCAATAAACATACCTGCATACCAAGATGCAAATGTTCCACTACACATAACAATGAAGGATGCG ATCAATCTTGA
- the LOC143465194 gene encoding nidogen-2-like isoform X2, whose translation MREFNFLAFLICYTVVIATETEGMTPNPCARHPCHHFAGCKPNGRDFTCKCLEGYFGDGYSCGRINHCDNRCHQRAKCSIRDGEYRCVCDDGFVGSGFGCKKESLVCQRHLCNAQANCDASKHRKCSCKPGFCGNGRFCSRDKCNHNICHDEADCIPGEHGCAYDCVCKTGFTGNGLTCTATGTPRGQPRHICGTCHKYATCIVAGDGTRYSCRCKDGYCGTGSVCREEERMCDYPRCPAHAKCVVNKHTCIPRCKCSTTHNNEGCDQS comes from the exons ATGCGtgaatttaattttcttgCTTTCTTAATCTGTTATACAGTAGTGATTGCAACCGAAACGGAAG GGATGACTCCAAACCCTTGCGCAAGACACCCCTGTCATCACTTTGCTGGATGCAAACCTAACGGGAGAGACTTCACGTGCAAATGCCTCGAAGGCTACTTTGGCGATGGATACTCATGCGGTC GTATCAATCATTGCGATAATCGTTGCCACCAACGCGCCAAGTGCTCGATACGAGACGGAGAATACCGATGCGTCTGTGACGATGGATTCGTTGGATCGGGATTCGGCTGCAAAA AAGAGTCGTTAGTTTGCCAGAGGCATCTTTGCAACGCACAAGCAAATTGCGACGCAAGTAAACATCGCAAGTGTTCTTGTAAGCCTGGTTTCTGCGGCAACGGACGCTTCTGCTCAA GAGATAAATGCAACCACAACATTTGCCACGATGAGGCTGATTGTATACCTGGTGAACACGGATGTGCTTACGATTGTGTATGCAAAACGGGGTTTACAGGAAACGGTTTAACTTGTACAGCAA CTGGCACACCTCGTGGGCAACCTCGCCATATATGTGGAACTTGTCATAAATATGCAACATGCATTGTTGCTGGTGATGGAACAAGATACTCGTGCAGATGCAAGGATGGTTACTGCGGAACTGGAAGCGTTTGTCGGGAAGAAGAAA GAATGTGTGATTACCCCCGTTGTCCGGCCCATGCAAAATGTGTTGTCAATAAACATACCTGCATACCAAGATGCAAATGTTCCACTACACATAACAATGAAGGATGCG ATCAATCTTGA
- the LOC143465193 gene encoding uncharacterized protein LOC143465193 — protein MRQLYPYRRYFKSSTELDRSRKGIELTKIFYFQRNKTMREFIFFVSVFIYSAATANEITGRLQDLCTSHPCHHFATCTSDGQDYTCTCQDGFFGDGFLCGRINHCDGRCHQQAKCEEQDGRHRCVCNEGFVGSGFGCKRESLVCQRHLCHAQADCDASKDRKCSCKPGYCGDGRFCTRNKCYSNNCHKDAVCIPHEQGCNYECRCKPGFTGNGVTCAAAENKCLNSRCHRDATCQPHDNDNGYSCTCNKGYYGDGYQCRRVVTKSLSLPRHLCRTCHKHATCFIGRDQNKYSCRCKKGYCGTGDICRDKKKMCGYLTCPSQAKCVVHEISCLPRCNYRL, from the exons ATGCGCCAACTTTATCCTTATCGacgttattttaaaagttcaaCGGAGCTGGATAGAAGCAGAAAAGGTATTGAGCTTAcaaagattttttactttcaaagaaacaaaacaatgcgAGAATTCATTTTCTTCGTTTCTGTATTCATTTACTCTGCGGCGACTGCAAATGAGATAACAG GAAGACTGCAAGATTTATGCACTAGCCATCCATGTCATCATTTCGCAACCTGTACTTCCGACGGACAAGATTACACGTGCACCTGCCAGGATGGCTTCTTTGGTGACGGATTTCTTTGCGGTC GTATAAACCATTGCGATGGACGTTGTCACCAACAAGCTAAGTGCGAGGAACAAGACGGAAGACACAGATGCGTCTGTAACGAAGGATTTGTTGGATCAGGGTTTGGTTGTAAAA GAGAATCGTTAGTCTGCCAGAGGCATCTCTGTCACGCACAAGCAGATTGCGACGCGAGTAAAGATCGCAAGTGTTCTTGTAAACCTGGTTATTGCGGCGACGGACGATTTTGTACCA GAAATAAATGCTACAGCAATAACTGCCACAAAGATGCCGTATGTATACCTCATGAACAAGGCTGTAACTATGAGTGTCGATGCAAACCTGGGTTTACAGGAAATGGTGTAACTTGCGCGGCAGCAG aaaataaatGCCTCAACAGCCGTTGCCATAGAGATGCCACGTGCCAACCACATGACAACGACAACGGATACTCTTGTACATGTAACAAAGGATACTACGGCGATGGGTACCAATGCCGGCGAGTAGTTACTAAATCTCTTAGCTTACCTCGCCATCTATGCAGAACTTGCCACAAACACGCAACTTGCTTTATTGGCCGTGATCAAAATAAGTACTCTTGCCGTTGCAAAAAAGGCTACTGTGGAACTGGAGATATTTGCCGAGacaaaaaaa AAATGTGCGGTTACCTTACGTGCCCTTCCCAAGCGAAATGTGTAGTTCACGAAATCAGCTGCCTTCCCAGATGCAACT ATCGGCTTTGA
- the LOC143465038 gene encoding thrombospondin-2-like, with product MSRLITLFLLVSSVALAYGSYGYGYDHCYNKVYHKTCHPNAVCKKWFFSYRCVCKKGFVGNGYHCQPICQCPPYSKCFYNILKGYFCKCNPGLIRRGNSCVDPCYSKHYQHGCHKHAVCKRWGLSYRCSCKYGYHGNGYDCKGHAY from the exons ATGTCTCGACTTATCACTTTGTTTCTGTTGGTCTCTTCGGTGGCGCTAGCTTATGGAAGTTATGGTTATGGTTATG ATCATTGCTATAATAAGGTTTACCACAAAACGTGCCACCCAAATGCTGTGTGCAAGAAATGGTTTTTCAGCTATAGATGCGTGTGCAAGAAAGGTTTTGTTGGAAACGGATACCACTGCCAGC CAATTTGCCAATGTCCTCCATATTCCAAATGTTTCTACAACATACTGAAAGGGTATTTTTGCAAATGCAATCCAGGTTTAATCAGACGTGGAAACAGTTGTGTCG ATCCCTGTTACAGCAAACACTACCAGCATGGTTGCCACAAACATGCCGTGTGCAAAAGGTGGGGTCTTTCCTACAGATGTTCGTGCAAATACGGATACCACGGAAATGGTTACGACTGCAAAG GCCATGCTTATTAA